In the genome of Streptomyces sp. SAI-127, the window GGCGAACGACGGCCCAGGCCCGCCCACTTGGACAGGTGCGTCGCCTCACCGCCGGCGTCGCGCACGAGCGTCACCACGGCGAACGCGCCGATCGTCACGAACGAGTACGCCGCCAGGTAGAAGAGGACGGACGACACCCCGTCCGGCGTGGTCGCGATGACACCCGCGAGGATGAACCCCGCGTGCGCGATCGACGAGTACGCCAGCAGCCGCTTGATGTCGGTCTGCGTGATCGCGACGATCGCACCGCCGAGCATGGTGACGATCGCGACCGCCCACATGACCGGCCGCCAGTCCCAGCGCAGGCCCGGCAGGACGACGTACAGCAGGCGCAGCAGCGCGCCGAAGGCGGCCACCTTGGTCGCCGCCGCCATGAAGCCGGTGACCGGGGTCGGCGCGCCCTGGTAGACGTCCGGCGTCCACATGTGGAACGGGACGGCGCCGACCTTGAACAGCAGGCCCATGACGATCATCGCGGCGCCGATCAGCAGCAGCGCGTCGTTGCCCATGGTGTCCACGAGCGCCGGGTCCACGGTGGTGATCGTGCCGTCGACGACCTTGGCGATGGTGCCGTACGACACCGAGCCCGCGTAGCCGTACAGCAGCGCGATGCCGAACAGGGTGAACGCGGAGGCGAACGAGCCCAGCAGGAAGTACTTGACCGCGGCCTCCTGCGACATGAGCCGCTTGCGGCGGGCCAGCGCGCACAGCAGGTACAGCGGCAGCGAGAAGACCTCCAGGGCCACGAACAGCGTCAGCAGGTCGTTGGCCGCCGGGAAGATCAGCATGCCGGCGACCGCGAAGAGCAGCAGCGGGAACACCTCGGTGGTGGTGAACCCGGCCTTCACGGCGGCCTTCTCGCTGTCACTGCCCGGCACGGACGCGGCCTGCGCGGCGAACGAGTCGACGCGGTTGCCGTGTGTCTCGGGGTCGAGCCGGCGCTCGGCGAAGGTGAACAGGCCGACCAGTCCCGCCAGCAGGATCGTGCCCTGGAGGAACAGGGCCGGTCCGTCGACGGCGATCGCGCCCATCGCCGCGATGCCCGCCTTGGTGGTGGCGTACCCGTCGCTCGCGAGCGCGACGACCGCCGCGAAGGCGGCGCACAGCGCCACGACGGACACGAACAGCTGGGCGTAGTAACGGGACTTGCGCGGGACGAACGCCTCGACCAGCACTCCGATGATCGCCGCGCCCACGACGATCAGGGTGGGCGACAACTGTCCGTATTCGATCTTCGGCGCGTCGATCTTGGAGATCGGGTCGGC includes:
- the nuoN gene encoding NADH-quinone oxidoreductase subunit NuoN translates to MSAVAVHSLWTTAADPISKIDAPKIEYGQLSPTLIVVGAAIIGVLVEAFVPRKSRYYAQLFVSVVALCAAFAAVVALASDGYATTKAGIAAMGAIAVDGPALFLQGTILLAGLVGLFTFAERRLDPETHGNRVDSFAAQAASVPGSDSEKAAVKAGFTTTEVFPLLLFAVAGMLIFPAANDLLTLFVALEVFSLPLYLLCALARRKRLMSQEAAVKYFLLGSFASAFTLFGIALLYGYAGSVSYGTIAKVVDGTITTVDPALVDTMGNDALLLIGAAMIVMGLLFKVGAVPFHMWTPDVYQGAPTPVTGFMAAATKVAAFGALLRLLYVVLPGLRWDWRPVMWAVAIVTMLGGAIVAITQTDIKRLLAYSSIAHAGFILAGVIATTPDGVSSVLFYLAAYSFVTIGAFAVVTLVRDAGGEATHLSKWAGLGRRSPLVAAVFAVFLLAFAGIPLTSGFAGKFAVFKAAAEGGAAPLVVVGVISSAIAAFFYIRVIVLMFFSEPRPEGPTVAVPSPLTMTAIGVGVAVTLVLGVAPQYFLDLANQAGVFVR